The genomic region ATCCTAGGATAAATTCTTTTGCTCATAGTAAATTATGTTTTGTTgagaatttatgtttatttacttcttttttttcttttttcctttttttctttatctccttctatctggaaaaaaaggaaaaagagagtgagaaggggggaaggggagggcatgtggagaggaagggagaaaaggaagagaggaaaagaggaagagaaaataaaaagggataAGGGGAAGAatatggaggggagagagaagggaaagggaacaGAGAAAACGAGAGAGAAGAGGATGGGAccagagggaagaaaggggagagaaaggagatggaaagaagaaaggaaagaaggaaaggggaggaggaataaaaagtgtttatttatttcttaaaaagatCTATTTGTGctagatataaaaaaatactgaGTATAGAGTTATTAAAGCTATGATCAATAACACAATAACaagtttttctggggccagagagatagcatgaaggtaaggcatttgctttgcatgcagaaggacggtagttcgaatcccggcatctcatatggtcccctgagcctgccagtagcgatttctgagcatagaaccaggagtaacccctgagcactgtcgggtatgacccaaaaacaaaaataaacaaaaaataagtttttttgtaTGTGCAATAAGTgtgttaatcatttttaaaaaagaagtatagaTGGAGCTAAATCAAACTGGgtttgttttgtggtttgttggtgttgttgctattttaatttttgggttttgttgttgttttcacatGGAAGGGGCTCATGGGCCCCAAAGGATCCTTGACCCCATCAAAGTCACATGTAGGGCGTCTGGCCAGGAATTTTGAGCATATTCAAGGCCTCTATTCATGCTAATTTGTCTTAAGGCCTTCCGGCCTGAGCTCTACCTGGGCCTTCAGGAAAGCTAGAAAGCTTTGGCAGGCCTTTGGGTCTCCCCTGGCCCTGATAAAGTAACTGATGCCTTCCTCTCCTGTTCTTTTAACCTTGAAGCAAAAGAGCCGTGTCGGAACATCAGCTCATGCATGACAAGGCCAAGTCCATTCAGGACCTGCGGCGCCGCTACTTCCTTCAAAATCTCATCTCTGAGATCCACACAGCCGAGATCAGAACTACCTCTGAGGTCTCCCCCAACTCCAAGCCTGCCCCCAACAACAAGCACCACACGCTCCGATTTGGAGTGGATGAGGAAGGCCGATACCTCACTCAGGAAACCAACAAGGTGGAACAACCTCTGAAGACCACCAGGATGAAAAAGAAGGGCAAGCTGGGGAAACGCAAGGAGCAGGAGAAGAGGAGGCGGCGGACACGCGCGGCCTGGACCACCACCCAAGTGACTGGCAGTGGGCTGCAAGGGGACCACCTGACGGACAACTCCACCTCACTGAGGGAGCCTGGCTCACGGTAAAGGCTGATTTTAGGTCTCTAACCTTGACTTTGAAAGTAGCTGtgatctatctatctttctggaTCCCTGTTCTTTCTGCACTTTTAGCAATTGCTCCACAATTTACAAATTTTCAAAATCAGGATCAGTAAACATGTTGtcaaccatacacacacacacacacacacacacacacacttttacaagccatttctatttctccttCTCAACACACTGATCTTTTAGTGCCTTCTGAATAATtaattccatttcttttattttgttttttttttgtttgtttgtttgttttggggtcacacccggcagcactcaggggctactcctggctctatgctcagaaatcgccccggcaggctctggagaccatataggatgacgggattcgaaacactatccttctacatgcaaggcaaatgcctaacctctatgctatctctccagcccctaattccaTTTTTTAAGCAAGAGTCAAAAGCTAGTGACCACTGTCTGTTCTGTCACTTGCTATTTTACTGCTCTCCCACCTTGGTAGACTTCTTGATTATTGTTTActcctcattatcattttgaTTCAAGGGGGAGCATGGAAGGCTTTGCTAAAATCTATCAACATGACAGTCTCCCACCTTAAGCTCTTCTGAACTGTGCACATTCTTATCCTTTAATGTTTATAaatgaatactttaaaatatactttttattttcttacttatttttgggttttggaccataccctgtaGTACTCAatacttactccttgctctatgcttagATATTGCTCCTAGAGGTATTCAGCCatttgtgatgctagggatcaatctGGGGTCGATCACCTACAAGGCAAGAtctgtatctctccagccctcaagcacatttaaaatatatttaattaaactcTAGTTTCAACCAATTCATAAAAAACATCACTGGTGTATGACAGTTAAGGTTCAGTGTGGGGAgggtttctctttttctcatgtTTCTCTTTGTCCATTGCCATAAGCTCATTTGGGATGGGGTAATTGTGGTAGCAATAATAagtcattaatttttatgtaacttGTTTTCCGTAACTAACAAATGCAGGTCAGGATAGCTTTCACAGATTGCAGACAAATACCTTAGAGTTCAAGTGTTGAGTCTAAGTGAAAGTTCATACTTTTGGCAACTATATGGTCTTTCTGAGATTCACTTGCTTCTCTGTGAAACCAAGATAATAATCTCATAGGGTTggtaatgattaaataaaattctgTGAGTTGAAAGTTTGTCATGTAACAAACAATGAGTTGCAAGATTATTATTGCAAGTTGTAAAATATTATCATTGTGGTGCTTTTACAAATAGTTCTTATTGTATACccatctatttatccatccaccAACCATTCAACCAATATTCAACTATCCATCCAACCATCTATCTGTCCTACCTCCATCTAACCAACCATCCACCTAACCATCTATCCATCATTCAacaatccatccatctatctaacCATTCATTTATCCATCTAGCCATATATTCATTCACCCAAACATCTAAGCATATATATCCATCCAATCATTCATTTATCATCATTCATCTATAAATATGCCCTTCCACCCAACCATCTATCCATCCTACCATTCATCCACCATACACCTATACATCATACATCATATATCCATTCACCTATCCATGTATCCCATCTAACCAATCATTCTTTgaatcatctatccatccatccacccatccatccattcacccaacTATCTGTCCATTCAAGCATCTATAGATCAAACCATTCATCCAAGCATTCTATCTATTCTATCTATTCTATCTAATCACCCACccaaccacccatccatccaaccattcaTTTacccatccaaccatccatcccaTTCATCTATCTagccatccattcattcatctataaatttgaatttttataatgtggaaaaacattcaaattactcttttcattttataaaaagaaaacagatttatttcATCAAAGAACCCACCTGAGGGGCCTCAAATCAGAGTCAGTAGCCCTTCAAGCTAGAACTCCAAGCTGTAGCTCCAAAATGGAGCTCTTTCCTGTTTCATGAGACATAGGCTATACTATGCCAGAGCTAATTTTTGATCCTGGAAGCTCTACTGAGATATTTTTGGTTTCTACtttttagtaaattatttctGTAGAGTTTGAAATAAAGAGGAAACCAACCTAAGCATGTGTCTTATACAGCTATGATCTCATTATGAAGAGTCCCCTGTTACTTTTCCAGAGCTCTCCTTTAATAAGAGAGACAGGATTACAGTGGTTTGCAAAGGTGGTTTAGATCTATTTACCTACTACCATCTCATTGAATTAAGTTGACAGAGTCCATCTTTAAATAGCATATCTGGAAAAATTATACAGTTTTAATGGCAGTAGAAAAATCTTTAGCATAGTGAATGACATCATCTGCAGCTATGGAAGATATGAGGTTTCTTACAGATGAAATCTTTAATAAACCTCAGATACCTTcaataatatacacatatatccagtatagttaaat from Suncus etruscus isolate mSunEtr1 chromosome 11, mSunEtr1.pri.cur, whole genome shotgun sequence harbors:
- the PTHLH gene encoding parathyroid hormone-related protein codes for the protein MLRRLVPQWSVLVFLLSYSMPSCGRSVEELGRRLKRAVSEHQLMHDKAKSIQDLRRRYFLQNLISEIHTAEIRTTSEVSPNSKPAPNNKHHTLRFGVDEEGRYLTQETNKVEQPLKTTRMKKKGKLGKRKEQEKRRRRTRAAWTTTQVTGSGLQGDHLTDNSTSLREPGSRRH